The window GGTGAGTTCGCAGGCCGATTCATCATGGACGCCGCATAGTTCTCGGCTACGCTGATGAATTTGTTCGGCGAGGCGATCGCCAATATATTTCTCTTTTGCGCCATCTTGGTTTTTGACACCCTCAGAGATGACCACAAGGGCAAACTTACGGCGATTGTGGCGCAGGCTTTCTAGGCGTTGGCAGATCTGATCCACCACCATGCTGTTGAGAATGGGTACCAGTTCGGGAATGAGGATCACATCCGCACCCCCGGCAATACCGGCATTTAGCGCTAGGTGTCCGGCATCCCGCCCCATCACCTGCACCACCATGACGCGATCGTGGCTAGCGGCGGTAAAGGTGAGATCGTAGAGCATCTTGGTAACCGTATCAACAGCGGTGTTGTAGCCCACAGATTGCTCCGTGAAGGGCACATCGTTATCGATGGTTTTGGGAATGCCGATGACATTCCAGTTGCCTTTCTCTGCCAGTTGGCAAATAATCTCTAAACTGCCATCGCCGCCAATAGCAATCAGGGCATCAAGACCCAAACGTTCGTAGCCCGCTAGAATCTCTGCCTGCACATGGGGATCACGGGGATTGCCGCGACTGAGAGAACCGAGGATACTGCCGCTGAGAAACTGCAGGACATCTAGACCATGCAAAAGCCCAGGAATGTCGTAACCATGGTCAGATAGCTTGAGTTCTTCGGGAGAACAAAGCCCCTGAGCAACCCGAATGAAGCCGTCTGTGCCGTAGGGAATGCCATAGACATCCCATCCTTGCCGGCTGGCGCATTTCACCACCGAGCGAATCACTGCATTCAAGCCGGGGCAATCACCCCCGCTGGTTAAAATACCAATTCGTTTACGACGTTCCATAGATATTCTCCGCATGGACTAGACCCTTAGACGACTGGAGGGACAGCGCGTCTGCTACCGCACCAGATCCACTGAACTCATCCAATCCGGTTGATAGGTTTGGATGGCTTTCATGTACTGAGCACGCTCAAACTCGCTAGGGTTGGGACACCGTAGCTGGCTCATGCTGCCTCGAAGTTGTTGTACTGACTCATAATCATGCTCTTGGAGCCAAGTCTGCAACTCTTGTTCGATATTCTTCAAATGTCCGATGCCGTGGCGGAGCAGAACGCTGACCAGTTGGGTCACCGTTGCACCGGCCATGAGCATCCGCACCACATCTTGCCCTTTATGAATACCGCTGGTGGCGGCAAAGTCTACAGGAATGCGCCCATAGAGTAGCGCAATCCAGCGCATGGGCAGGCGCATATCTTGGGGGGTGCTGAGCAGTACGTGGGGACGCACTTCTAGCTCTTCGATATCGATATCGGGTTGATAAAAGCGGTTGAACAACACCAGACCATCGGTACCCGCCTCATACAGTTGATGGGCCATGTGGGCCATGTTGCTGAAATAGGGGCTGAGCTTCACCGCCACGGGAATCTGTACCACTGACTTGACGGCTTTGAGGATGTCGAGATACTGCTGCTCAATATCAGCGGCGCTGGTGTGGAGATCGGTGGGAATGGCGTAGATGTTGATTTCTAGGGCATCGGCTCCGGCTGCTTGGATCTGGCGGGCATAGTCTGTCCAGCCGCCGAGGGTGGAGCCGTTGAGGCTGGCGATGATGGGAATATCGACCATGTCCTTGGCGGCGCGGATGTGGTTGAGATAGATGTCAGTGCCCACATGGAACAGGTCAGGTTCGGGGAAGTAGGTGAGGGCTTCGGCGAAGCTTTCGGTGCCGTATTCCAAATGATGGTGTAATTCCAGACGATCGCTCCGTAGCTGCTCTTCAAAAAGCGAGTGAAGGACAACGGCGGCAGCGCCAGCATCTTCCATTTGCCGCAGGTGCTGGATGTCTTCGGTGAGCGGGGCGGCAGCTCCTACCACCAGGGGCGATCGCAGCTCTAAGCCTAGGTAGATTGTAGTCAAGTCCATAATCATGTCTCCTGCTGGGACGGTCTGACAAAGTGTCTGACAAGGTGTCTGACAACATGGGCTAGGGGCAAGATGGCCACCTAGCCCATGGATGAGGCTATGGGGCTGTGGGCTCCGAGGGAGGGCTGGTTTGCCCGTTCATCTGCCGTTCTGCCATGGATTGGTAGAGATGCCAGCGGGTGTTGACGTCGCCTTGGGCAGCTTTCAGAAGGCGTTTGGCATCATCAGGTTTGGTGCGGGTCAGCATCTTGAACCGATTTTCACGGTACATCGACTGTTCCACCGTGGACTTGGGCGATCGCGAGTCTAGCTGCAGGGGATTTTGTCCAGCATCGGCGCGGCGCGGGTCGTAGCGGTAGAGCAACCAGCGTCCTGAATCCACCAGGGCTTTTTGCTGCTGCATCCCTTCGGTCATGTTGATGCCATGGGCAATGCAGTGGGAGTAGCAGATGATTAGCGAGGGGCCATCGTAGGCTTCAGCTTCGATGAAAGCCCGCAGGGTGTGCTCATCCCTAGCCCCCATGGCGACGCTAGCCACATAGGCGTTGCCGTAGGTCATGGCCATGAGACCGAGGTCTTTCTTGGGAGCTGGTTTACCGCCTGCTGCAAATTTGGCAACGGCTGCCCGAGGCGTGGCTTTGGACATTTGTCCGCCGGTGTTGGAATAGACTTCGGTGTCGAGCACCAGGATATTGACGTTGCGACCGCTGGCGAGAACGTGATCTAAGCCACCGTAGCCAATGTCGTAGGCCCAGCCGTCGCCGCCGATGATCCAGACGCTTTTCTTCACCAGGTAGTCGGCCAGAGACTGGAGATTCAGCAGTTTGGCCCGTAGCTGAACGGCTGTTTGGGTAGCGGCATCTGTCGATGAACCACCGCCGACGTTCACCGGCACTCGTACGCCATGGTCATCCATTTGGGCCAGCCAAGCGGCGATCGCTTCTTTCAACTGGGCCACCTGCTGCCGCTGTTCGGCAATGTCGGCTTCGTCTCGTTGGGAATTGTTGAGAATTGCCGTGGCTAGGTCAACAGCAATGGGCGAATCTTGCAGGTCAATGGCGAGGTCGTGGAGCAATTCCCGAGCATATTGGGCTTGCTTATCGACGGAGACCCGGAAGCCAAGACCAAATTCAGCGTTGTCTTCAAACAGCGAGTTCGACCAAGCGGGGCCGCGACCCTCGGCATTGTGCGTCCAAGGCGTTGTAGGTAAGTTCCCGCCGTAGATCGATGAACAGCCGGTGGCGTTGGCCACCAACATGCGATCGCCAAATAGTTGCGTCGCTAGTTTAATGTAGGGAGTTTCACCACAGCCCGCACAGGCTCCAGAGAACTCAAATAGAGGCTCCTGCATTTGTTGCTGGGCGATCTTATGCAGGTTTAACGCTAAGCGATCGGGGTTGGGAACCTTGAGGAAAAAGTCCCAGTTGTCCCGTTCTTGTTCCCGCAGCGGTAGTTGGGGAGCCATATTAATCGCTTTCTTGCGGGGCTCTGCCTTATTTTTGGCGGGGCAAACATCAACACAAAGAGCGCAGCCCGTACAGTCTTCCGTCGAGACCTGAATGGTAAACTTCAAATCCGACCAAGACTTATCCTTGGCATCAACACTCTTGAAGGTCTCCGGTGCGCCGTCCAGCAATTGGGGCTCATACACCTTGGAGCGAATCACCGCATGGGGACAGACCATGACGCACTTGCCACACTGGACGCAAACGTCTGGATCCCACACCGGTACCTCATGGCCCACATTGCGCTTTTCCCACTGTGAGGTGCCGCTAGGATAGGTACCATCCACCGGCAGAGCGCTGACCGGCAGGTCGTCGCCTTGGCGGGCCATCATCTGTCCCAACACATTGCGCACAAAGGCGGGCGCGGTATCGGGCACCCAGGAATGGGTCTCGGCAGCGGCATCAGGAATGGCACCCACCGGAATCTCGTAGAGATGTTCTAGGGTTTGATCAACAGCCTTGATGTTCATCTGCACCACTTCCTCACCCTTCTTGCCGTAGGTTTTGCGAATCGCTTTCTTAATTTGAGCGATCGCTTCTTCCCGAGGTAAGACACCGGAGAGGGCGAAGAAACAGACCTGC is drawn from Candidatus Obscuribacterales bacterium and contains these coding sequences:
- a CDS encoding ATP-dependent 6-phosphofructokinase; translated protein: MERRKRIGILTSGGDCPGLNAVIRSVVKCASRQGWDVYGIPYGTDGFIRVAQGLCSPEELKLSDHGYDIPGLLHGLDVLQFLSGSILGSLSRGNPRDPHVQAEILAGYERLGLDALIAIGGDGSLEIICQLAEKGNWNVIGIPKTIDNDVPFTEQSVGYNTAVDTVTKMLYDLTFTAASHDRVMVVQVMGRDAGHLALNAGIAGGADVILIPELVPILNSMVVDQICQRLESLRHNRRKFALVVISEGVKNQDGAKEKYIGDRLAEQIHQRSRELCGVHDESACELTQVDTRSTVLGHIQRSGTPNAFDRLLGTAFGKKAIDLIAEETYNQLVVWRNGQVQACSLDEVMPIIRQCHKENRCPGPVQLDSCMVQVAESLGIYIGIDIANQNASSLPRSTAVPAVD
- a CDS encoding dihydroorotate dehydrogenase-like protein, whose product is MDLTTIYLGLELRSPLVVGAAAPLTEDIQHLRQMEDAGAAAVVLHSLFEEQLRSDRLELHHHLEYGTESFAEALTYFPEPDLFHVGTDIYLNHIRAAKDMVDIPIIASLNGSTLGGWTDYARQIQAAGADALEINIYAIPTDLHTSAADIEQQYLDILKAVKSVVQIPVAVKLSPYFSNMAHMAHQLYEAGTDGLVLFNRFYQPDIDIEELEVRPHVLLSTPQDMRLPMRWIALLYGRIPVDFAATSGIHKGQDVVRMLMAGATVTQLVSVLLRHGIGHLKNIEQELQTWLQEHDYESVQQLRGSMSQLRCPNPSEFERAQYMKAIQTYQPDWMSSVDLVR
- the nifJ gene encoding pyruvate:ferredoxin (flavodoxin) oxidoreductase, translating into MTERTFATIDGNEAVARVAYRLSEVIAIYPITPASPMGEWSDTWASAEQPNLWGTVPSVVEMQSEGGAAGAVHGALQAGSLTTTFTASQGLLLMLPNLYKIAGELTPAVLHVAARSLAAQGLSIFGDHSDVMAARATGCGLLCSASVQEAQDMAAIATRASLESRIPFLHFFDGFRTSHEIQKVELLADDTLVDFIPQSLIFEHRHRALTPDRPVIRGTAQNPDVYFQARETVNTFYNACPSIVQQAMDDFAALTGRQYRLYDYHGAPDADRVVVLMGSGCETAQEAVDVLVAQGEKVGVLKVRLYRPFEMVDFIAALPRTVTHLAVLDRTKEPGSAGEPLYLDVLSAVRELNRSIHVVGGRYGLSSKEFTPAMVRSVLDTLAVDEPRNHFTVGIIDDVTLTSLDVDSSFSTEPDNVVRAIFYGLGSDGTVGANKNSIKIIGEETDNYAQGYFVYDSKKSGSVTVSHLRFGPDPIHSTYLITSANFIACHQWEFVEKFDLLKEAKPGATFLVSSIYDPEETWARLPRSLQEAIVAKQIKPYCINALKVARDAGMGGRINTVMQVCFFALSGVLPREEAIAQIKKAIRKTYGKKGEEVVQMNIKAVDQTLEHLYEIPVGAIPDAAAETHSWVPDTAPAFVRNVLGQMMARQGDDLPVSALPVDGTYPSGTSQWEKRNVGHEVPVWDPDVCVQCGKCVMVCPHAVIRSKVYEPQLLDGAPETFKSVDAKDKSWSDLKFTIQVSTEDCTGCALCVDVCPAKNKAEPRKKAINMAPQLPLREQERDNWDFFLKVPNPDRLALNLHKIAQQQMQEPLFEFSGACAGCGETPYIKLATQLFGDRMLVANATGCSSIYGGNLPTTPWTHNAEGRGPAWSNSLFEDNAEFGLGFRVSVDKQAQYARELLHDLAIDLQDSPIAVDLATAILNNSQRDEADIAEQRQQVAQLKEAIAAWLAQMDDHGVRVPVNVGGGSSTDAATQTAVQLRAKLLNLQSLADYLVKKSVWIIGGDGWAYDIGYGGLDHVLASGRNVNILVLDTEVYSNTGGQMSKATPRAAVAKFAAGGKPAPKKDLGLMAMTYGNAYVASVAMGARDEHTLRAFIEAEAYDGPSLIICYSHCIAHGINMTEGMQQQKALVDSGRWLLYRYDPRRADAGQNPLQLDSRSPKSTVEQSMYRENRFKMLTRTKPDDAKRLLKAAQGDVNTRWHLYQSMAERQMNGQTSPPSEPTAP